A DNA window from Luteolibacter luteus contains the following coding sequences:
- a CDS encoding glycerophosphodiester phosphodiesterase family protein, with product MRPLRHPVSAGLIAFFIADTAYADIASIVESYRDSESGRVLIACHRAGYLSEDGKHLPENSVPAIQESIRAGAEILEIDLALTSDGELVLMHDTKLDRTTTGKGPVSELTLTEIKELHLRDPDGKVTKEQIPTFRETMELVKGKAMVNLDKLPVTDRKKMDAAMKVLRETGTLDHAIFKGSTSPDAVTKALKRYPEKLDYMPVVANVSASEVITTLDTLKPEAIEIVFKDENSGMLSPEVLATAKRHGTRIWINSLWASLNAGHEDAKALAGDIEGSWGWILDHGATIIQTDHRAPLAKYLEAAGKRPKAP from the coding sequence ATGCGCCCTCTACGCCACCCGGTCTCAGCCGGTCTTATCGCCTTCTTCATCGCAGACACAGCCTACGCGGACATTGCTTCGATCGTGGAATCTTATCGCGATTCCGAAAGCGGGCGCGTCCTCATCGCCTGCCATCGCGCGGGCTACCTCTCGGAAGATGGCAAGCACTTGCCGGAGAATTCCGTCCCGGCAATTCAGGAATCCATCCGCGCCGGAGCCGAGATCCTGGAGATCGATCTTGCACTGACTTCGGACGGCGAATTGGTGCTGATGCACGACACCAAGCTCGATCGCACCACCACCGGAAAAGGCCCGGTATCCGAGCTCACCTTGACCGAGATCAAGGAACTCCATCTCCGTGATCCCGATGGCAAGGTCACGAAAGAGCAAATTCCCACGTTCCGCGAGACGATGGAACTGGTGAAGGGCAAGGCGATGGTGAACCTCGACAAGCTACCCGTCACGGACCGCAAGAAAATGGACGCCGCGATGAAGGTGCTCCGTGAGACAGGCACCTTGGATCACGCCATCTTCAAAGGTTCGACGTCTCCGGACGCAGTCACGAAGGCCCTGAAGCGCTACCCCGAGAAATTGGACTACATGCCCGTGGTGGCCAACGTCTCAGCCTCGGAAGTAATCACCACTCTCGACACGCTGAAGCCGGAAGCGATCGAGATCGTCTTCAAGGACGAGAACTCCGGGATGCTTTCTCCCGAGGTCCTCGCCACCGCAAAACGCCACGGGACCCGGATCTGGATCAATTCCCTGTGGGCCAGCCTCAATGCGGGGCACGAGGACGCGAAGGCTCTCGCCGGAGACATCGAGGGTTCCTGGGGATGGATCCTCGACCACGGTGCCACGATCATCCAAACTGACCACCGCGCTCCCTTGGCCAAGTATCTCGAGGCTGCAGGCAAGCGGCCCAAGGCTCCGTAA
- a CDS encoding circularly permuted type 2 ATP-grasp protein: MSVAATPRNSLPPGYRRGAWDEMIAADGSVNPSWSQISSWLGGLSPEQAMATSNEVRRLLRENGVTYSVHGAPDGEHRAWQLDAVPWVVSEQDWKTIEAGLIQRAELLDHILTDLHGEQKLITGGWLPPELIHAHRGYLRPCHEMRLPSKRQLILYAADLARGPDGRMWIVNDRTQAPSGFGYVVENRGVMTRAMPKLFHRTGVRRLAGFFRSLREMLESFPAHAGAREPRVVILTPGPQNETYFEHAFLASYLGYALVQGDDLTVRDGSVWLRSLGGLEPVDVIVRRVDAWFSDPLELKEDSQLGVPGLLEAMRAGNVAVVNHPGSGVLENPGLMAFLPGISRHLRGEELILPAAATWWCGEKQARETVLSRLDKMVVKSIHRAPTFGTVFGGNLSESERASLRDRILANPECYVGQEQVGFSTQPCLNGSSIEARRGVLRGFATSTTDGRYIVMPGGLTRIAASQDALVVSSQLGGTSKDTWVQGADTEPFVSLWSETEQLQAEPDARNVPSRSGENLYWTGRYAERAEGTARLLRRAVMSWVEAIGDDDDQLRRHREILMGGLLGVTNAAPIHPEEAFAAVSDEDEVISLLTELKRPGSLTGILRYFRNSAYAVRDLWSPDSWRVIEAVIREWVEDNQLPGKELDDYTDPLNRLILHLTALLGLNLESMTRDAGWRLLDSGRRIERAQFLLSVIRNFLVESRPPAEEQLVMETVLAASDSLVTYRKRYRTHPRLELVLELLLLEPNNARSLLYQIQRLAGNIEGLPRQEQGARLTPEQRLLVDTTSRLRLADISQLVQATGNRRRKLEAFVDQMGSALYQLSTALTLTYFRHADRPHFLRG; the protein is encoded by the coding sequence ATGTCCGTCGCGGCCACTCCTCGGAACTCCCTGCCACCCGGCTACCGCCGCGGTGCTTGGGACGAAATGATCGCTGCCGACGGCTCGGTGAATCCGTCGTGGTCACAGATCTCCTCCTGGCTCGGCGGGCTCTCGCCGGAGCAGGCCATGGCCACCAGCAATGAAGTCCGCCGCCTCCTTCGGGAAAATGGCGTGACCTACAGCGTCCACGGTGCCCCCGATGGCGAGCACCGTGCTTGGCAGCTCGATGCCGTGCCTTGGGTCGTTTCCGAGCAGGACTGGAAGACCATCGAAGCCGGCCTGATCCAACGGGCGGAGCTGTTGGACCACATCCTCACCGACCTGCATGGCGAGCAGAAGCTGATCACCGGTGGCTGGTTGCCACCGGAACTCATCCATGCGCACCGCGGTTACCTGCGCCCCTGCCACGAGATGCGTCTGCCCTCGAAGCGCCAGCTGATTCTCTACGCCGCCGACCTTGCCCGAGGACCGGATGGCCGGATGTGGATCGTCAACGACCGCACCCAAGCCCCTTCTGGCTTCGGCTACGTGGTGGAAAATCGGGGCGTGATGACGCGGGCTATGCCGAAGCTTTTCCATCGCACCGGAGTGCGACGCCTCGCGGGTTTCTTCCGCAGCCTGCGGGAGATGCTAGAATCCTTCCCCGCCCACGCCGGGGCGCGCGAGCCACGTGTGGTGATCCTCACCCCGGGTCCACAGAATGAGACCTATTTCGAACACGCCTTCCTCGCCTCCTACCTCGGCTATGCGCTGGTACAGGGCGATGACCTGACAGTGCGCGATGGCAGCGTGTGGCTGCGCTCGCTCGGCGGTCTGGAACCGGTGGATGTGATCGTGCGCCGAGTTGATGCTTGGTTCAGCGATCCACTCGAGTTGAAAGAGGATTCTCAGCTTGGGGTGCCCGGTTTACTCGAAGCGATGCGTGCAGGAAATGTCGCGGTCGTGAATCACCCCGGCAGCGGCGTTCTGGAGAACCCGGGCCTGATGGCCTTCCTTCCCGGAATCTCTCGGCATCTGCGCGGCGAAGAATTGATCCTTCCGGCGGCCGCCACCTGGTGGTGCGGGGAAAAGCAGGCACGCGAGACCGTGCTCTCGCGTCTCGACAAGATGGTGGTGAAATCGATTCACCGGGCACCGACTTTCGGAACGGTCTTCGGCGGCAACCTGAGCGAATCGGAGCGCGCGAGCTTGCGCGATCGCATCCTGGCCAATCCGGAATGCTATGTCGGCCAAGAGCAAGTGGGTTTCTCGACCCAGCCCTGCCTGAATGGCAGCAGCATCGAAGCACGGCGTGGGGTGCTACGTGGTTTCGCCACCTCGACCACGGACGGCCGCTACATCGTGATGCCGGGTGGACTCACACGCATTGCAGCAAGCCAGGATGCATTGGTGGTTTCCAGCCAGCTTGGTGGCACCTCCAAAGACACTTGGGTGCAAGGTGCCGACACCGAGCCTTTCGTCAGCCTGTGGAGCGAAACCGAACAACTTCAGGCGGAGCCCGATGCCCGCAACGTCCCAAGCCGCTCCGGCGAGAACCTGTACTGGACCGGCCGCTATGCCGAGCGCGCTGAAGGAACGGCCCGCCTCCTGCGCCGGGCCGTAATGAGCTGGGTGGAGGCTATCGGGGATGATGACGACCAGCTTCGCCGCCACCGTGAGATCCTGATGGGTGGACTGCTTGGTGTAACAAACGCCGCACCGATTCATCCGGAAGAAGCCTTTGCCGCCGTGAGTGACGAGGATGAAGTCATCTCCCTGCTCACGGAGCTCAAGCGGCCCGGATCGCTTACAGGAATCCTGCGCTACTTCCGGAATTCCGCCTACGCCGTGCGCGATCTCTGGTCTCCTGACTCATGGCGCGTGATCGAAGCGGTGATCCGTGAATGGGTGGAAGACAACCAACTCCCGGGCAAGGAGCTGGATGATTACACCGATCCTCTCAACCGTCTGATCCTCCATCTCACCGCATTGCTCGGGCTGAATCTGGAAAGCATGACCCGCGATGCGGGCTGGCGCTTGCTCGACTCCGGCCGTCGTATCGAGCGGGCGCAGTTTTTGCTTTCAGTAATCCGAAACTTCCTCGTGGAGAGCCGTCCGCCCGCGGAGGAGCAGTTGGTGATGGAAACCGTGCTTGCGGCGTCGGACAGCCTTGTGACCTATCGCAAACGCTACCGGACGCACCCGCGGCTCGAGCTGGTGCTGGAGCTTCTTCTGCTTGAGCCGAACAACGCACGTTCGCTGCTCTATCAGATCCAGCGCCTCGCCGGGAACATCGAGGGTCTGCCACGCCAAGAACAAGGCGCGCGACTTACTCCGGAGCAGCGCTTGCTCGTGGACACCACCAGCCGCTTGCGACTCGCCGATATCTCGCAGCTTGTCCAAGCCACCGGCAACCGGCGCAGAAAACTGGAAGCCTTCGTCGATCAGATGGGCAGCGCGCTCTACCAACTCTCAACGGCGCTGACCCTGACCTATTTCCGCCACGCCGACCGGCCACATTTCCTTCGAGGCTAG
- a CDS encoding transglutaminase family protein codes for MQYRIRHRTLYRYDVPANLCHNEARLKPLDLPGQRCLSWKLRIEPEPEFHRSRVDSFGNHIDYFSIQRPHPELIITAESEVEVIANGQLSLEAGGPWEQARDRLLASKDPASLEARAFTLSSPLIPTLPELAAFAMPDFTPGRCIIEAVSAFNSRIFKDFKFDPDFSTIATPVLEVLENRRGVCQDFAQLMIASLRSIGLPARYVSGYLETLPPPGKAKMVGADASHAWVSVFVPGQGWIDFDPTNNLRPAERHITVATGRDYRDVSPLRGVTVGGASHHLKVSVDVMPLQK; via the coding sequence ATGCAATACCGCATCCGCCACCGCACGCTCTATCGCTACGATGTGCCGGCGAACCTCTGTCACAATGAGGCACGATTGAAGCCGCTCGACCTGCCGGGGCAGCGCTGCCTTTCGTGGAAGTTGAGGATCGAACCGGAGCCTGAATTTCACCGCAGCCGTGTAGACTCTTTCGGAAACCACATCGACTACTTCTCGATCCAGCGCCCGCATCCGGAACTGATTATCACGGCGGAGAGCGAGGTGGAGGTGATCGCAAACGGCCAACTCTCGCTCGAAGCGGGCGGCCCGTGGGAACAAGCGCGGGATCGCTTGCTAGCCTCGAAAGATCCCGCCTCTCTGGAGGCGAGGGCTTTCACTCTTTCCTCGCCATTGATTCCCACGCTGCCGGAGCTTGCAGCTTTCGCGATGCCCGACTTCACACCCGGACGTTGCATCATCGAAGCGGTGTCGGCGTTCAATTCGAGGATCTTCAAGGACTTCAAGTTCGATCCGGATTTCAGCACAATTGCCACGCCAGTGCTTGAGGTTCTGGAGAACCGCCGCGGCGTCTGTCAGGACTTCGCGCAACTGATGATCGCTTCGCTAAGATCCATCGGTCTACCCGCGCGGTATGTTTCGGGTTACCTGGAGACGCTGCCACCGCCGGGCAAGGCAAAGATGGTGGGTGCGGATGCCTCGCACGCCTGGGTTTCGGTCTTCGTGCCCGGACAGGGATGGATTGATTTCGATCCGACGAATAACCTGCGTCCAGCCGAGAGGCACATCACGGTGGCAACCGGAAGAGACTACCGGGATGTCTCACCGTTGAGGGGTGTAACTGTTGGTGGTGCGAGCCATCACCTGAAGGTGTCGGTGGATGTGATGCCGCTACAGAAGTAG
- a CDS encoding GTPase/DUF3482 domain-containing protein, with protein sequence MGTWLSEEIPAFAVVGRVNAGKSATLATLLEIDDDELLRISATPGETTDVLPLPVRYDGEELLRFLDTPGFQQPVEAMREIQKLAGNGVPGPAEIARFTKECRQRFPDEARLLEPLVEGAGVIYVVDPCKPLRDTFLAEIEILRWTGRPRLALLNPQAEPSPELEREWRERLGTSFNLVRTFHAHDARFDERKRLLEVLLQIEEHHASHIRRVIEAMDNEMHDRREEAAEAILDFLEKSLTLRVSEPIDVRDRSVPSRSEKKKAELEERYFKKLGDLELTCLKKLLKIYRHNLIKLDVDPERHAGLDLATAETWQKWGLSRWQLAAAGAVAGGAAGAVFDLGVGVHSLGAGTVIGALGGGTMAFFKGGALPELRVIGGGLGKLRGDGQAMVVGPPESLNFSWILLDSMLVRHRGILARAHGKRDTAALEVSEQDSLVRNFPSDRRSLLQKWFASCLKGSPDRGKEPEVFAELVKSLEEAEEK encoded by the coding sequence ATGGGCACCTGGTTGAGCGAAGAGATTCCCGCCTTCGCGGTTGTCGGCCGGGTAAATGCTGGCAAGAGCGCCACCTTGGCGACCTTGTTGGAAATTGACGACGATGAGCTGTTGCGCATCAGCGCCACGCCCGGGGAAACCACCGACGTCCTGCCCCTGCCGGTACGCTACGATGGCGAGGAGTTGTTGAGGTTTCTCGACACCCCCGGTTTCCAACAACCCGTGGAGGCGATGCGCGAGATCCAGAAGCTCGCGGGCAATGGAGTGCCCGGCCCGGCGGAGATCGCGCGCTTTACCAAGGAGTGCCGCCAACGCTTTCCAGACGAGGCCCGCTTGTTGGAGCCGCTCGTGGAAGGTGCGGGGGTCATCTACGTGGTTGATCCCTGCAAGCCGCTGCGGGATACCTTTCTGGCTGAGATCGAAATCCTGCGCTGGACCGGACGCCCGCGGCTCGCACTCCTGAACCCTCAGGCCGAGCCCTCCCCGGAGTTGGAGCGCGAATGGCGCGAGCGCCTTGGCACCTCGTTCAATCTGGTCCGGACTTTCCATGCTCATGACGCGCGCTTCGATGAACGGAAGCGCTTGCTCGAAGTGCTGCTGCAAATCGAAGAACATCACGCCTCTCACATTCGTCGCGTGATCGAGGCGATGGACAACGAGATGCATGACCGCCGCGAGGAAGCGGCGGAAGCGATCCTCGATTTCCTCGAAAAATCCCTGACGCTTCGGGTGAGCGAACCGATCGATGTGCGCGACCGCAGTGTGCCTTCCCGGTCGGAGAAGAAGAAAGCGGAGCTGGAGGAGCGCTATTTCAAGAAGCTCGGCGATCTGGAGCTAACCTGCTTGAAGAAGCTTCTGAAGATCTATCGCCACAATCTGATCAAGTTGGATGTGGATCCGGAACGCCATGCCGGCCTTGATCTCGCAACCGCTGAAACTTGGCAAAAGTGGGGACTCAGCCGTTGGCAGCTTGCTGCCGCAGGTGCAGTCGCCGGGGGTGCCGCGGGTGCCGTGTTCGATCTCGGTGTCGGCGTTCACAGCCTGGGGGCCGGTACGGTCATCGGTGCGCTTGGTGGTGGGACGATGGCTTTCTTCAAGGGTGGCGCCTTGCCCGAACTCAGGGTGATTGGCGGTGGACTCGGTAAGCTCCGTGGCGACGGGCAGGCGATGGTTGTAGGCCCGCCAGAGAGCCTGAACTTCTCATGGATCTTGTTAGACTCGATGCTCGTCCGTCATCGCGGCATTCTGGCAAGGGCGCATGGCAAACGCGACACTGCGGCCTTGGAAGTGTCCGAGCAGGATAGCTTGGTGCGGAACTTTCCTTCCGATCGGCGATCCCTGCTTCAAAAGTGGTTCGCAAGTTGCCTCAAGGGTTCGCCGGATCGCGGCAAGGAGCCGGAGGTATTTGCGGAGCTCGTGAAATCGCTCGAAGAAGCGGAAGAGAAGTAG
- a CDS encoding DUF2868 domain-containing protein — MRGSGERWKLDELIDFEVALANWDGSSRPEELPSSDSRSVVFKAWKKHQAPGGPGKSWVSALGWAGRLMAFVAILAGFGAAWGCFDRHREGVHVVVFLTVTLFIPWLILIGGMLALIFRPAGAGVAGAALKKLANRFSGEKGREAMARIEGNPELTKALGWSVVRKVQIAAADYHFGAMLALCVMFFFYKVGFFWETTTQTAMQSLLERSVKLLALPWMWMGPEALPDVAGTRRGANWEGGGASWMLFLVLALGAWGMIPRWLIGNLAAFKEWNALRSPDFQSPLHRKLWRVLTGVKRGSDPKGPTDGALVIDLGGISPDREILRPFFLRHLRLNPVAWETLDVLDAGREASANAALSKANAGVILVAEGWALAPRRMEETLKRVTDARGGRRVVIHVADFDKEGRPHEVKPDERAAWEAFLDSQKGLEVELSMHEEDRTWAPG; from the coding sequence ATGCGCGGCTCCGGCGAGCGTTGGAAATTGGATGAACTGATCGACTTCGAGGTCGCCTTGGCGAACTGGGACGGATCGTCGCGCCCGGAGGAATTGCCATCGAGCGATTCCCGCAGCGTGGTCTTCAAGGCTTGGAAAAAGCATCAAGCGCCGGGAGGTCCCGGGAAATCCTGGGTTTCGGCACTCGGCTGGGCCGGACGCTTGATGGCCTTCGTGGCGATTCTCGCCGGTTTCGGGGCTGCTTGGGGCTGTTTCGACCGCCATCGGGAAGGGGTTCACGTGGTCGTGTTCCTGACCGTCACCTTGTTCATCCCTTGGTTGATCCTCATCGGCGGCATGCTCGCCCTGATTTTTCGTCCCGCGGGGGCCGGTGTGGCCGGCGCAGCCCTCAAAAAACTCGCAAACCGCTTCTCCGGGGAAAAGGGCCGCGAGGCCATGGCCCGGATCGAGGGAAATCCCGAGCTCACCAAGGCGCTCGGCTGGTCGGTCGTCCGCAAGGTGCAGATTGCTGCGGCGGATTACCATTTCGGGGCCATGCTCGCGCTCTGCGTGATGTTCTTTTTCTATAAGGTGGGCTTCTTCTGGGAGACGACCACCCAGACAGCCATGCAGAGCTTGTTAGAGCGCTCGGTGAAGCTGCTCGCCCTGCCTTGGATGTGGATGGGACCGGAGGCCCTACCGGACGTGGCAGGAACCCGTCGTGGTGCGAATTGGGAGGGTGGGGGAGCCAGTTGGATGCTTTTCCTCGTCCTCGCTCTCGGCGCTTGGGGAATGATTCCCCGCTGGCTGATCGGGAACCTGGCGGCCTTCAAGGAGTGGAACGCCCTCCGCAGTCCCGACTTCCAATCGCCGCTCCATCGCAAGCTTTGGCGTGTGCTGACCGGCGTGAAGCGCGGCAGCGATCCGAAGGGTCCGACCGACGGCGCGCTGGTAATCGATCTTGGCGGCATCTCGCCGGATCGTGAAATCCTGCGTCCCTTTTTCTTGCGCCACCTCCGCCTCAACCCTGTCGCTTGGGAAACCCTCGATGTGCTCGATGCCGGTCGCGAGGCCTCTGCAAACGCGGCGCTGTCGAAGGCCAATGCCGGGGTTATCCTGGTGGCGGAAGGCTGGGCGCTCGCCCCGCGCCGCATGGAGGAGACCTTGAAGCGCGTGACCGATGCCCGGGGTGGCCGCCGCGTGGTCATCCATGTGGCAGACTTCGACAAGGAGGGTCGCCCTCACGAAGTGAAGCCGGACGAACGAGCCGCATGGGAAGCTTTCCTCGATAGCCAGAAGGGCCTTGAGGTCGAACTCAGCATGCACGAGGAGGATCGCACATGGGCACCTGGTTGA
- a CDS encoding c-type cytochrome: MRKTLLFYCLGLSPLLANPLLTYENRPLGSSEEPLVMSTYLPDPGLDPAVFSHHYKSAPAPKYNPGKGEDVPGEEKPIPGVAAGLAVSFGPSLAYVFDTTESRLFYAWQGGFLDFTPYWGDQKRGSRVSFDYVPKLVGNLFHKTSGKNPVQINGKSVDEFPGGPQYVGYSLIKGAPRFEYKAGDHLVTVLLKPSAKEQSFEAEVSCTPPAPLAWKEGDFSVEGKDGKLAFTYTGKTLGSYQGYQVKIDLRKANKEAGETLYNNYGCIACHSTDGSKGHGPSLGGLADTMVELEGSDQKVLADREYLLESIKNPNAKIAKGYPPNYMPPFGIPDVEYDSLVLFIQSLSKPE; this comes from the coding sequence ATGAGAAAAACGCTGCTCTTCTACTGCCTCGGGCTTTCGCCACTGCTCGCGAATCCCCTGCTCACCTACGAGAATCGCCCGCTTGGCAGCTCGGAAGAGCCGCTGGTGATGAGCACTTATCTGCCGGATCCGGGACTGGACCCTGCAGTTTTCTCTCACCACTACAAGAGCGCACCGGCCCCGAAATACAATCCGGGCAAGGGCGAAGACGTTCCGGGAGAAGAAAAGCCGATCCCGGGCGTGGCGGCGGGACTGGCGGTAAGCTTCGGGCCCTCTCTGGCCTACGTTTTCGACACCACGGAGAGCCGGCTCTTCTATGCGTGGCAGGGAGGATTCCTCGATTTCACCCCCTACTGGGGTGACCAGAAGCGCGGATCGCGCGTGTCCTTCGACTACGTGCCGAAGCTGGTAGGCAATCTCTTCCACAAGACCTCCGGCAAGAATCCGGTGCAGATCAATGGCAAGAGCGTCGACGAGTTTCCGGGCGGCCCGCAGTATGTCGGCTATTCGCTGATCAAGGGAGCCCCCCGCTTCGAATACAAGGCGGGAGACCACCTCGTAACGGTGCTGTTGAAGCCGTCGGCCAAGGAGCAATCCTTCGAGGCCGAAGTGAGCTGCACGCCTCCCGCCCCGCTGGCTTGGAAAGAGGGCGACTTTTCCGTGGAAGGAAAAGATGGCAAGCTGGCTTTCACCTACACCGGCAAGACCCTCGGCAGCTATCAGGGCTATCAAGTGAAGATCGACCTGCGGAAGGCTAACAAGGAGGCAGGCGAAACGCTCTACAACAACTACGGCTGCATCGCCTGTCACTCGACCGATGGATCGAAGGGTCACGGCCCATCGCTCGGCGGCTTGGCCGACACCATGGTCGAGCTCGAAGGCAGCGACCAAAAGGTGCTGGCCGACCGGGAATACCTGCTGGAGTCGATCAAGAACCCGAATGCGAAGATCGCGAAGGGATATCCGCCCAACTACATGCCTCCCTTTGGCATCCCGGATGTCGAATACGATTCCCTGGTCCTCTTCATCCAGTCCCTTTCCAAACCCGAATGA
- the rimO gene encoding 30S ribosomal protein S12 methylthiotransferase RimO, whose protein sequence is MSTTVGLISLGCAKNLIDSEVMMGHLAEAGMALTTEAELADVLIVNTCSFIDMAKQESIDAVFGAVNARTEDPDRARQKIIVAGCLSQRFAKDLPGIMPEVDAFIGLDQITKVAPIIENLLGKKNAEEVAKTEGPAATDDPRDYVTLKPKYVPDYTTPRFRLTPEHFAYVKIAEGCNHTCTFCIIPKIRGMHRSRTQESVVKEVEALVKSGVKEINLISQDTTYFGMDQWEGERPKPNSPVNSSRGESLSTLLREINKIEGDFWVRLLYTHPAHWSDELIQTIAECDKVAKYVDIPLQHISDRMLTAMKRVTSGDYIRDLLRRMRAGIPGLGIRTTFIVGFPGETEEDFEELLEFIREFRFERAGVFQYSKEEGTRAYKMDGQLHHMTRKSRWSRAMAELQKVAGEVNQEQVGKKVRVLVEESGVGRTEWDAPEIDGSVHVDKGIPVGEFADVTISDWRGYDLVAAR, encoded by the coding sequence ATGTCCACCACCGTCGGTCTTATTTCCCTTGGTTGCGCGAAGAACCTCATCGACTCCGAAGTCATGATGGGCCACCTCGCCGAAGCCGGAATGGCCCTCACCACCGAGGCCGAACTGGCGGACGTGCTGATCGTGAATACCTGCTCGTTTATCGATATGGCGAAGCAGGAGTCGATCGATGCCGTCTTCGGTGCCGTGAATGCCCGCACGGAGGATCCGGATCGTGCCCGTCAGAAGATTATCGTGGCCGGCTGCCTTTCCCAGCGCTTCGCAAAGGACCTGCCGGGCATCATGCCGGAAGTGGACGCCTTCATCGGCCTCGACCAGATCACGAAGGTCGCTCCGATCATTGAGAATCTGCTCGGAAAGAAGAATGCCGAGGAGGTCGCCAAGACCGAAGGTCCCGCTGCCACGGATGATCCGCGCGATTACGTGACGCTGAAGCCGAAGTACGTGCCGGACTATACCACCCCGCGCTTCCGCCTCACGCCGGAACATTTCGCTTACGTGAAGATCGCCGAAGGCTGCAATCACACCTGTACCTTCTGCATCATCCCGAAGATCCGCGGCATGCACCGCTCCCGCACTCAGGAGTCCGTGGTGAAGGAAGTGGAAGCGCTGGTGAAGTCCGGCGTGAAGGAGATCAACCTCATCTCACAGGACACCACCTATTTCGGCATGGACCAGTGGGAAGGCGAGCGGCCGAAGCCAAACTCCCCGGTGAATTCCTCCCGCGGCGAGTCCCTCTCCACCCTGCTCCGCGAGATCAACAAGATCGAAGGCGACTTCTGGGTGCGTCTGCTCTATACCCACCCGGCTCACTGGTCGGACGAGCTCATCCAGACCATCGCCGAGTGCGACAAGGTGGCGAAGTACGTCGACATCCCGCTCCAGCACATTTCCGACCGCATGCTCACCGCCATGAAGCGTGTGACCAGCGGCGACTACATCCGTGACCTGCTGCGCCGCATGCGTGCCGGCATTCCGGGCCTCGGCATTCGTACGACCTTCATCGTAGGTTTCCCCGGCGAGACCGAGGAGGATTTCGAGGAACTCCTCGAGTTCATCCGTGAGTTCCGCTTCGAGCGCGCGGGCGTCTTCCAATATTCGAAGGAAGAGGGGACCCGGGCTTACAAGATGGATGGCCAGCTCCACCACATGACCCGCAAGAGCCGCTGGAGCCGCGCCATGGCTGAGCTCCAGAAGGTCGCCGGTGAGGTAAATCAGGAGCAGGTCGGCAAGAAGGTCCGCGTCTTGGTCGAGGAATCCGGCGTCGGTCGCACCGAATGGGATGCGCCCGAGATCGACGGTTCCGTTCACGTCGACAAGGGCATCCCCGTCGGCGAGTTCGCCGATGTTACCATCTCCGACTGGCGCGGCTACGACCTCGTCGCTGCGCGCTAA
- a CDS encoding spermidine synthase: MPLRCHAIVDTKHQKVQIWKSERQCEFRVAGAIHAWWHEKRYLTGLAWDNLAAAALLRPAGPPRSILMLGLAGGTAMRILHHLLPDSRLVAVDIDQEIVALAELNMRLDDLGIEIHFADAYQWIAKCKERFDVVIDDVYLAGSDDVFRPGKSDSGQIKALKRLLKPGGLLLANLVNGSGHRAMQIRTRAAFREGFPVVRSVTTPASLNETLVGGAEVLPGAALKSWRAAFREAGDRKLWDAIKIRRLK, from the coding sequence ATGCCCCTGCGCTGCCACGCCATCGTCGATACCAAGCACCAGAAGGTGCAGATCTGGAAATCCGAGCGTCAGTGTGAGTTCCGTGTCGCGGGTGCCATCCATGCCTGGTGGCATGAGAAGCGATACCTCACCGGCCTGGCTTGGGATAATCTAGCCGCCGCGGCCCTCCTCCGCCCCGCTGGGCCACCGCGCTCCATCCTCATGCTCGGCCTCGCCGGCGGCACCGCCATGCGGATCCTGCACCACCTGCTCCCCGATAGTCGCCTGGTCGCCGTGGACATCGATCAGGAAATCGTCGCCCTCGCCGAACTGAATATGCGCTTGGATGACCTCGGCATCGAGATCCACTTCGCCGACGCCTACCAGTGGATTGCGAAATGCAAGGAGCGCTTCGACGTGGTGATCGACGACGTCTACCTCGCCGGCAGCGATGACGTTTTCCGCCCCGGTAAATCGGACTCCGGACAGATCAAGGCCCTCAAGCGCCTCCTCAAACCGGGCGGCCTGCTTCTGGCGAACTTGGTCAATGGATCCGGCCACCGGGCCATGCAGATCCGCACCCGTGCCGCCTTTCGTGAAGGATTTCCCGTGGTCCGCTCCGTGACCACCCCGGCCAGCCTCAATGAAACGCTGGTCGGCGGCGCCGAAGTCCTTCCCGGCGCTGCCCTGAAATCGTGGCGGGCGGCATTTCGCGAGGCGGGAGACCGGAAACTTTGGGATGCGATCAAGATCCGGCGTCTGAAATAA